A genomic stretch from Glaciecola nitratireducens FR1064 includes:
- a CDS encoding AAA family ATPase, with translation MYPWLESSFDSLIARYKIAKLHHGLLFMGVADAGKTQLCQEIAKSLLCKTIAGTRKAAAETQSSGLFEIEDIALQAPDDKLEACGVCKSCLLIDAGSHPDLHIITTEKSQIGIDIIRQTISKVTQTAQLSGNKVVIIPQIELMSESASNALLKTLEEPTPNTYLLMTTNESQRLLPTILSRCEKQTIALPSFEQSCDWLATLDVSIPSRAALLAHGSSPITYKKELEDAESIGFDDFLETLQGLLEGSETANRAALKWQTEAPKVVKWLAQHWLERYKSTQNISAYDNYQACLVASKRMSHPGLNKSLILTPLFDQLRTTKVASFN, from the coding sequence ATGTATCCTTGGCTAGAAAGTAGCTTCGACAGCTTAATTGCTCGTTATAAAATAGCAAAGTTGCATCATGGTCTATTATTTATGGGCGTAGCTGACGCAGGTAAAACTCAATTATGCCAGGAAATCGCAAAGTCGCTGTTGTGTAAAACAATAGCGGGAACAAGAAAAGCCGCTGCTGAAACTCAAAGCAGTGGCTTATTTGAAATTGAAGATATTGCGCTGCAAGCGCCTGATGATAAATTAGAAGCCTGTGGTGTTTGTAAGTCCTGTTTACTTATCGATGCAGGTTCACACCCTGATTTACACATCATTACGACAGAGAAGTCACAAATTGGCATTGACATCATTCGGCAGACAATTAGCAAGGTGACACAAACAGCGCAGCTTAGCGGCAATAAAGTGGTTATTATTCCGCAAATTGAACTGATGTCTGAATCAGCAAGTAATGCTTTGTTAAAGACATTGGAAGAACCTACTCCAAACACTTACTTGTTGATGACAACTAATGAGTCTCAACGATTGCTTCCAACCATACTAAGTCGTTGCGAAAAACAAACTATTGCTCTACCAAGTTTTGAACAGAGTTGTGACTGGTTGGCAACGCTTGATGTATCCATACCGAGTAGAGCCGCTCTGCTGGCGCATGGTTCATCTCCCATTACATACAAGAAGGAGTTAGAAGACGCAGAGAGTATCGGTTTTGATGATTTCCTAGAAACGCTGCAAGGATTGTTAGAAGGAAGCGAAACAGCCAATAGGGCTGCCCTAAAATGGCAGACAGAAGCGCCGAAGGTTGTGAAGTGGTTGGCTCAACACTGGTTAGAGCGCTATAAAAGCACTCAAAATATTTCGGCGTATGATAACTACCAAGCATGCTTAGTCGCTTCAAAGCGTATGAGTCACCCAGGTCTTAACAAATCATTGATATTGACCCCATTGTTTGATCAATTACGTACAACAAAGGTGGCGTCGTTTAATTAG